A single Lactuca sativa cultivar Salinas chromosome 8, Lsat_Salinas_v11, whole genome shotgun sequence DNA region contains:
- the LOC111893815 gene encoding uncharacterized mitochondrial protein AtMg00810-like has protein sequence MLVYVDDIVITGSSQQAVDRLLRALSPSFPLKDLGQLCYLLGIEVAHNSGGIILMQLKYASDLLKRANMVNCKSASTPMSVTEKLSLKYGTPLSDDEIFKYRSMVGGLQYLTLTQPNISFDVNKVCQYLSKPTNVHWEAVKRILRYVKGTKNTGVCIQKSNSTLLSIFTDSDWAGCLDFRKSTGGFVVFFGPTLISWSSRKQPTVSRSNTKAEYKALANGTTEAIWIQSLLKELGIRQMRPPVLWCDNLGATYLTTNPVFHARTKHIEVDFHFLREKVAMGALDVCFISSNDQIADGFTKPTTRNMLDRLRHNLNLVTVKIKGGCKQIR, from the coding sequence ATGCttgtttatgttgatgatattgtcaTTACTGGTTCCTCCCAACAAGCAGTCGATCGCCTACTCCGTGCATTATCTCCCTCCTTTCCTCTCAAAGACCTTGGTCAACTTTGCTATTTATTGGGAATTGAAGTCGCTCACAATTCAGGAGGAATTATCTTGATGCAACTCAAATATGCATCTGATCTTTTAAAACGTGCCAACATGGTGAATTGTAAAAGCGCTTCAACTCCCATGTCAGTGACTGAAAAGCTTTCCCTTAAATATGGAACACCACTAAGTGATGATGAAATTTTCAAATACAGAAGCATGGTGGGAGGTCTGCAATATCTCACCCTAACACAGCCAAATATTTCTTTTGATGTAAATAAGGTGTGTCAATACCTCTCGAAACCTACAAATGTACATTGGGAGGCAGTAAAACGAATATTGAGATATGTTAAAGGCACGAAAAATACAGGTGTTTGCATCCAGAAATCCAACTCTACACTTCTGAGTATATTCACAGATTCAGATTGGGCAGGCTGCTTAGACTTTCGAAAATCTACCGGAGGTTTTGTAGTATTTTTCGGCCCAACTTTAATTTCATGGAGTTCAAGGAAACAACCCACGGTGTCTCGGTCCAACACAAAAGCTGAGTACAAGGCTTTAGCTAATGGTACAACAGAAGCTATATGGATACAATCCTTACTTAAGGAGCTTGGTATTCGTCAAATGCGACCACCTGTGTTATGGTGTGATAACTTGGGGGCTACGTACTTAACTACTAATCCAGTTTTTCATGCACGAACCAAACACATTGAAGTTGattttcactttcttagagaaaAGGTGGCGATGGGTGCTCTTGATGTTTGTTTCATATCCTCAAACGATCAAATTGCAGATGGATTTACAAAGCCAACAACACGCAATATGTTGGATCGTCTCAGGCACAATCTGAACCTAGTCACGGTTAAGATTAAGGGGGGATGTAAACAGATTAGATAG